A genomic region of Deltaproteobacteria bacterium contains the following coding sequences:
- a CDS encoding MEDS domain-containing protein, producing MESRVIDLGFGEAFLPPGTHLCHIYGDANERDEALLRFLSQGLRNGETTACFSDNLGADAAAAWLARDGLSLSDEREAGHLSFASARGVYFADGRFDPERMLDLLATFHDNAVRAGRPGARVIGEMSAEIGRVPGGSRLLEYEAMVNRLLRERPVTALCQYDGHAFDGATIMDVLAIHPMLAVRGTIIHNPFFVRPEELLSS from the coding sequence GTGGAGAGTCGGGTCATCGATCTGGGGTTCGGCGAAGCGTTCTTGCCTCCCGGAACGCATCTTTGCCACATCTACGGGGACGCGAACGAACGCGACGAGGCGCTGCTGCGGTTCCTCTCGCAGGGCCTGCGGAACGGCGAGACCACCGCCTGCTTCTCCGACAACTTGGGCGCAGACGCGGCGGCAGCCTGGCTCGCCCGGGACGGCCTCTCGCTCTCCGACGAACGCGAGGCGGGCCATCTCAGCTTCGCCTCGGCGCGGGGCGTCTACTTCGCGGACGGGCGATTCGACCCCGAACGGATGCTGGACCTCCTCGCCACCTTCCACGACAACGCGGTTCGTGCCGGCCGTCCGGGGGCGAGGGTCATCGGCGAGATGAGCGCCGAGATCGGCCGGGTCCCCGGCGGTTCCCGGCTGTTGGAGTACGAGGCGATGGTCAACCGGCTCCTGCGCGAGCGTCCGGTGACGGCGCTTTGCCAGTACGACGGCCACGCCTTCGACGGCGCGACCATCATGGACGTGTTGGCCATTCATCCGATGCTGGCCGTTCGCGGGACGATCATCCACAACCCGTTCTTCGTCCGTCCGGAAGAGCTGCTCTCGTCGTGA
- a CDS encoding response regulator: MTHARAPTADVLARLLLIESTAGQLGGPEEILAFVGRGLERVPGVTKALHVPPAGSLTVDRGVRRFPLRLGQRSHGELAVFLTDPDAFLPYAPFVSNLASMIAVVLEERRQRELSEAQQRELEARAKDALQTSEARLAHALELARAGHWEYDVGSDLFTFNDHFYRIFRTTAAEVGGYQMSSGDYARRFCHPEDIGIVGDEIRGLIDAPDASYQRQVEHRMRYADGEFGYLSVVFSIVKDASGRTVKTFGVAQDITDRKRAEEERQNLEERLRVSQKMDAIGRLAGGVAHDFNNLLSVILSFATFASEALPAADPVRGDLDEIRKAAEGAASLTRQLLAFGRKQVLEPTVLELNQVVSELEKMLRRVIGEDLDLELRLAPEPHLVRADRGQLEQVLMNMVVNARDAMPSGGRITIETACVELDEDYAVRQPGVKAGSYVQLVVADTGCGMDQQAKEKIFEPFFTTKERGKGTGLGLSTVYGIVKQSGGHIRVDSEEGRGTTFTIQLPRELSAAAATPIARPTIRRRPAGTRTILVVEDEEALRKVATRILEGAGYAVLSAVDGAEALQTGLRHAGEIDLLLTDVVMPRMGGNTLAQELARTRPELRVIYMSGYTDDAILARGVLESGTRFVRKPFSPTELLREVAEALDTEHVEHAVRGVAQRAASRGREA; this comes from the coding sequence GTGACCCACGCACGTGCGCCCACGGCAGACGTGCTCGCGCGGCTGCTCCTCATCGAGAGCACGGCCGGCCAGCTGGGTGGCCCGGAGGAGATCCTCGCCTTCGTCGGTCGGGGCCTCGAGCGCGTGCCGGGGGTGACGAAGGCCCTCCACGTGCCGCCCGCTGGGAGCCTCACGGTAGACCGTGGCGTGCGGCGCTTTCCGCTGCGGCTCGGTCAGCGCTCCCACGGCGAGCTCGCGGTGTTCTTGACCGATCCCGACGCGTTTCTCCCGTACGCGCCCTTCGTGAGCAACCTGGCCTCGATGATCGCGGTCGTGCTCGAGGAGCGCCGCCAGCGGGAGCTGAGCGAGGCGCAGCAGCGGGAGCTCGAGGCCCGTGCGAAGGACGCGCTGCAAACGAGCGAGGCCCGGCTGGCCCATGCGCTGGAGCTCGCGCGCGCGGGGCACTGGGAGTACGACGTGGGCAGCGACCTGTTCACCTTCAACGACCACTTCTACCGCATCTTCCGGACCACGGCCGCCGAGGTGGGCGGCTACCAGATGTCCTCCGGAGACTACGCGCGTCGGTTCTGTCACCCCGAGGACATCGGCATCGTGGGCGACGAGATCCGGGGGTTAATCGACGCTCCCGATGCGAGCTACCAGCGGCAGGTCGAGCACCGCATGCGGTACGCCGACGGAGAGTTCGGTTACCTCTCCGTCGTGTTCTCGATCGTCAAGGACGCCTCTGGACGCACGGTCAAGACCTTCGGCGTCGCCCAGGACATTACTGACCGCAAGCGCGCCGAGGAGGAGCGCCAGAACCTCGAGGAGCGTCTCCGCGTGTCGCAGAAGATGGACGCCATCGGCCGTCTCGCGGGAGGCGTGGCGCACGACTTCAATAACCTCCTCTCGGTGATCCTGAGCTTCGCCACCTTCGCGAGCGAGGCGCTCCCCGCGGCGGACCCCGTGCGAGGCGACCTCGACGAGATCCGCAAGGCCGCCGAGGGCGCGGCGTCGCTCACGCGGCAGCTGTTGGCCTTCGGTCGCAAGCAGGTGCTCGAGCCCACGGTGCTCGAGCTCAACCAGGTGGTGTCCGAGCTGGAGAAGATGCTCCGGCGCGTGATCGGGGAGGACCTCGACCTCGAGCTCCGGCTCGCGCCCGAGCCGCACCTCGTGAGGGCCGATCGCGGGCAGCTCGAGCAGGTGCTCATGAATATGGTGGTGAACGCGCGCGACGCGATGCCCTCCGGCGGGCGGATCACGATCGAGACGGCGTGCGTCGAGCTCGACGAGGACTACGCGGTACGCCAGCCGGGCGTGAAGGCTGGCTCGTACGTCCAGCTCGTGGTGGCGGATACGGGCTGCGGCATGGACCAGCAGGCCAAGGAAAAGATCTTCGAGCCGTTTTTCACGACCAAAGAGAGGGGCAAGGGCACCGGCCTCGGGCTGTCCACGGTGTACGGCATCGTCAAGCAGAGCGGTGGCCACATCAGGGTCGACAGCGAGGAGGGCCGGGGGACGACGTTCACGATCCAGCTGCCTCGCGAGCTCTCGGCGGCGGCCGCGACGCCCATCGCGCGCCCGACCATTCGGCGGCGACCCGCGGGAACCCGGACCATCCTCGTGGTGGAGGACGAGGAGGCGCTGCGCAAGGTCGCCACGCGAATCCTCGAAGGGGCGGGCTACGCGGTGCTGTCCGCGGTGGACGGCGCCGAGGCGCTCCAGACAGGACTGCGCCACGCGGGCGAGATCGACCTGCTGTTGACCGACGTGGTCATGCCCCGGATGGGGGGCAACACGCTCGCCCAGGAGCTGGCCAGGACGCGGCCCGAGCTCCGAGTGATCTACATGTCGGGTTACACCGATGACGCCATCCTTGCACGCGGGGTGCTCGAGTCGGGGACTCGTTTCGTGCGCAAGCCGTTCAGCCCGACGGAGCTGCTGCGAGAGGTGGCGGAGGCGCTCGACACCGAGCACGTCGAGCACGCAGTGCGGGGCGTGGCGCAGAGGGCCGCGAGCCGCGGTCGCGAGGCTTGA
- a CDS encoding radical SAM protein, translated as MSSSDPFDIRLRDFPKLVDAQREAQRRQRLARAPDLTYLFWECTLRCNLRCAHCGSSCTPHSPVRELTTAEVKGILETIAEDFDASRIFVSITGGEPLLRKDLFEVVEYMTELGLRSCIVTNGTLLDDAAAARLVAAGMRTVTISLDGLQPEHDEVRGRGTFPRTLAALGAARRAGMRIVEAITCVRPANLDDLPRLERMVREAGANRWRLITIDRMGRLGDGADTKSMWLEPPEVRRLMAFVAERRQASASDPDFGVRFSCGGFLGLEQEQEVRPEGGQCYAGLVIASILADGQVSACPSLPRSMAQGSALEKRFSEVWRERFARYRDFSWRKSGPCADCSWFPTCLGGGLHERLVQPEDFCWLERQCDDRRS; from the coding sequence ATGTCGAGCTCCGATCCTTTTGACATTCGACTGCGGGATTTCCCGAAGCTCGTGGATGCTCAGCGCGAGGCGCAGCGGCGGCAGCGGCTCGCGCGGGCGCCGGACCTGACCTACCTCTTCTGGGAGTGCACGCTGCGCTGCAACCTGCGCTGCGCGCATTGCGGCTCGAGCTGCACGCCGCACTCGCCGGTGCGCGAGCTCACCACGGCGGAGGTGAAGGGGATCCTCGAGACGATCGCCGAGGACTTCGACGCCTCGCGCATCTTCGTCTCCATCACGGGCGGGGAGCCGCTGCTTCGCAAGGACCTCTTCGAGGTCGTCGAGTACATGACGGAGCTCGGCCTGCGCTCGTGCATCGTCACGAACGGGACGCTCCTCGACGACGCGGCTGCCGCGCGGCTCGTGGCCGCCGGCATGCGGACGGTCACGATCAGCCTGGACGGGCTGCAGCCCGAGCACGACGAGGTACGCGGTCGGGGGACCTTTCCGCGGACGCTGGCCGCGCTCGGCGCCGCCCGCCGCGCCGGGATGCGCATCGTGGAGGCCATCACCTGCGTGCGTCCGGCCAACCTGGACGATCTGCCGCGCCTGGAACGCATGGTCCGCGAGGCCGGGGCGAACCGGTGGCGCCTGATCACGATCGATCGCATGGGGCGGCTCGGGGACGGGGCGGACACGAAGTCGATGTGGCTCGAGCCACCCGAGGTGCGGCGCCTCATGGCCTTCGTGGCCGAACGGCGGCAGGCCAGCGCGAGCGATCCCGACTTCGGCGTGCGCTTCTCGTGCGGCGGGTTTCTCGGGCTGGAGCAGGAGCAGGAGGTGCGACCCGAAGGGGGGCAGTGCTACGCCGGCCTCGTGATTGCGTCGATCCTGGCGGATGGCCAGGTCAGCGCGTGCCCGTCCCTGCCTCGCTCGATGGCGCAGGGCTCGGCGCTCGAGAAGCGTTTCTCCGAGGTCTGGCGCGAACGCTTCGCGCGCTACCGCGATTTCTCCTGGCGCAAGAGCGGGCCGTGCGCGGACTGCTCGTGGTTCCCGACCTGCCTCGGTGGCGGCCTGCACGAGCGGCTGGTGCAGCCGGAGGACTTCTGCTGGCTCGAGCGTCAGTGCGATGACCGTCGATCCTGA
- a CDS encoding VOC family protein yields the protein MTVDPDGAPRAPVPPLGIAAVLLFAADPTALASFYREQLGIPLVAVNVPGLNPHWGCDLGAVYFSIWPLGGAPGSATPRGEAGVAFHVRSAARDFERLRAAGVAVEFAPRSTPLGIVARLRDPDGNPFELYQSL from the coding sequence ATGACCGTCGATCCTGACGGGGCGCCGCGCGCGCCGGTTCCGCCTTTGGGCATCGCGGCGGTGCTGCTCTTCGCCGCCGACCCCACCGCGCTCGCCTCGTTCTACCGCGAACAGCTCGGCATCCCGCTCGTGGCCGTGAACGTGCCCGGTCTCAATCCTCACTGGGGGTGCGACCTGGGCGCCGTCTACTTCTCCATCTGGCCGCTCGGCGGCGCGCCGGGGTCGGCCACCCCGCGCGGCGAGGCGGGGGTGGCCTTTCACGTTCGCAGCGCAGCTCGGGACTTCGAGCGACTACGCGCGGCGGGCGTGGCCGTGGAATTCGCGCCGCGCTCAACCCCGCTCGGCATCGTGGCGCGGTTGCGCGATCCGGACGGCAATCCCTTCGAGCTGTATCAAAGCCTGTAG
- a CDS encoding PQQ-binding-like beta-propeller repeat protein encodes MKPPAVTLPLTLPLAGLLAGLLATPLARADWPMPGHDPQRSSYSASDACTNCTSLKWSKNISAMIPSRAQLITVEGKNGTPDLLLVPTSEGVLALDPAGGAEKWSYKMDLPVGDAPAVVDGVVYVGGTDKTIHAVNLATGQKLWQTDEAGAAFYVSPLVVNGRVYAGSRDGYFYCFAAKDGVKPGVKAGGLLWFYKVGAPISFSAAFQTYAEHPAGLVFFAAHDGFAYALKADSGQLHWKSPRLPASRFSGYWPVVAGDRVLLASATHYPTHDGTDLNGLARDAGILFPDMNAVLQKVNASPDKEKFFDLSSFTSYLDKYPERRSVYVLDRTTGQQKETAPFLWFGNPGGQRFPPAVDHRGYVWASSAFITGFYAWGRLLVWKPGTKLARPFPLIHDHCEAGDEPDSFSLVGTSLLLTAGGDGQDKAGFFPGALNLEDKSVALQSFMKTDYGANYSAGWKRRKYGNHFVPGGPWQGSVGWHGHQNAPVPLKGKMYFHRSNAVVCMGQ; translated from the coding sequence ATGAAGCCGCCCGCCGTCACTCTGCCGCTCACTCTGCCGCTGGCCGGCCTGCTCGCCGGCCTGCTCGCCACGCCTCTCGCCCGCGCCGACTGGCCGATGCCCGGCCACGACCCGCAGCGGAGCTCGTATTCGGCGAGCGACGCGTGCACGAACTGCACGAGCCTCAAATGGTCGAAGAATATCTCTGCGATGATCCCTTCGCGCGCGCAGCTCATCACCGTCGAGGGTAAGAATGGCACACCCGACCTGCTGCTCGTGCCCACTTCCGAGGGGGTGCTCGCGCTCGACCCGGCCGGAGGGGCCGAGAAGTGGTCCTACAAGATGGACCTCCCGGTGGGCGACGCGCCCGCCGTGGTGGATGGCGTGGTCTACGTCGGCGGCACGGACAAGACGATCCACGCCGTGAACCTGGCCACGGGCCAGAAGCTCTGGCAGACCGACGAGGCCGGGGCCGCCTTCTACGTCAGTCCGCTCGTGGTGAACGGCCGCGTCTATGCCGGCTCGCGCGACGGCTACTTCTACTGCTTCGCCGCGAAGGACGGAGTGAAGCCCGGCGTGAAGGCGGGCGGGCTCCTCTGGTTCTACAAGGTCGGCGCCCCGATCTCCTTCTCCGCCGCCTTTCAGACCTACGCCGAGCACCCCGCGGGCCTGGTCTTCTTCGCCGCGCACGACGGCTTCGCCTACGCGCTCAAGGCCGACAGCGGCCAGCTCCACTGGAAATCCCCGCGCCTGCCCGCGAGCCGCTTCTCGGGCTACTGGCCGGTCGTCGCGGGGGACCGCGTGCTCTTGGCCAGCGCGACGCACTACCCCACGCACGACGGCACCGACCTGAACGGCCTCGCGCGTGACGCCGGCATCCTCTTTCCCGACATGAACGCCGTGCTCCAGAAGGTGAACGCGTCCCCGGACAAGGAGAAGTTCTTCGACCTGTCGTCGTTCACGAGCTACCTCGACAAGTACCCCGAGCGACGCAGCGTCTACGTGCTGGACCGCACGACCGGCCAGCAGAAGGAGACGGCCCCCTTCCTCTGGTTCGGCAATCCGGGCGGACAGCGCTTTCCCCCGGCCGTGGACCACCGCGGCTACGTCTGGGCCAGCAGCGCCTTCATCACCGGCTTCTACGCCTGGGGCCGGCTCCTGGTCTGGAAGCCGGGGACCAAGCTCGCGCGCCCCTTCCCGCTCATCCACGATCACTGCGAGGCGGGTGACGAGCCCGACTCCTTCTCGCTCGTCGGCACGTCGCTCCTGCTCACCGCCGGAGGAGACGGCCAGGACAAGGCCGGCTTCTTTCCCGGGGCCCTGAACCTCGAGGACAAGAGCGTCGCGCTCCAGAGCTTCATGAAGACGGACTACGGCGCGAACTACTCCGCCGGCTGGAAGCGCCGGAAGTACGGCAACCACTTCGTCCCGGGCGGTCCCTGGCAGGGCTCCGTCGGCTGGCACGGGCATCAGAACGCGCCTGTCCCCCTCAAGGGCAAGATGTACTTTCACCGCAGCAACGCCGTCGTCTGCATGGGGCAGTAG
- a CDS encoding protein kinase — translation MSEDRTRPLVPPTSPRQGEQAPRSAPAPSEHHVLGPGSEVDHFRILRPLGEGGMGQVFLAQDTRLGRKVALKLIHPSQLASPEAKERFFLEARATARFSHPHIVTVYAVGEHDGRPYLALEHLEGRSLREGLGEGELSLPEALRVARAIAEALAEGHRHGVLHRDLKPENVILAKDGRPRVVDFGLAKLVSRADGERSVSAEFAAVAPGGGLAEPTLSRFGELRGTPLYMAPEQWRGEPCTPATDLWAFGLVLCELALGRHPYGDFPLEELRRAIGEGHAPLPRPAGFERLGEELARLLDDCLDRDPHRRPRASEAVEILAAALTRESRGATTERNPYPGLLPFTARSAHLFYGREAETALVLERLREEPLLMLVGSSGAGKSSLAHAGVLPRLAEGGRTVVLALRPGASPFEALAAELLRGSGPASGEMELARSLAEAPGLLGLLLHDRTRREGRRLLLFVDHVEELYTLVEDAELRRRFVEALCLAADDAQEPVRVLLALREDFLGRVVEGAVARAALARVVVLRQPDAAALHEIVTRPLASVGYRFDDETLAEEMIRAVGGQPACLPLLQFLCHLLWERRDPRERVLRRAVYDEVGGVAGALATHADRIFSTLSAAQHETARELFLRLVTPEGTRRVLSLESALEGLGEGAREVLDHLVDARLLLARGGRVDGQPTELELVHESLVSGWRRLAQWRDEIRDDHAVFTDLAQVAELWIRRGRPEAELWRDEALAHANRVLARSTRPLPEDARRFVAAARALATRRRRRRRLLALAGALTLAAIAATATLVAIAMTRQEREAQTQRRLAEKRQASAQREAARAAWARGDLLAARGHLRAALETEDSTLGRALWWQLRQEPELWQLGGGTGLYDAAFLPGGAAKGVAVASQDRKVYLVDGATRALTPLEGLADQALSVAVAPNGARIAAGGWTGGLAIWDLRGGTRRILLAGAQSPVFGVAFHPDGRWLASGGWDQRVRLWDAATGRLVATLVGHTDRVMRLRYSPDGGLLASASYDGTVRVWDGRSGRALRVLRGHTDRVVALAFSSDGERLASGSWDETIRLWDLRREAAPPRVLLARQGAVLALAFHRDGRELLSGGWDHSVRRWNLADGRWHRLQVRHEGAVFAVAYSPDGLHLLSAGLDGQLHLARRQATVAAATRVQGHTKEVGAVAFHPDGKVLVSGGADGALRAWQVETGEVRLIATSGGGPVRSLAVRPDGRYLIYGAWDGSIHETELATGVDRRVYAGHRTAVESLALAPGGRSFASASWDTSIRLWDLLAERPPRVLAGHRDVVSGVAYSPDGTLLASASWDRTVRLWTLAQPDRAPRVLEGHTAAVSGVAFTPDGRSLVSGSDDGTLRLWRIKDGTSTILGRHAARVYAPVVDPAGRWVGAPSADQTARLWPLVPTGRPNVVLRGNRGDVNRLALSPDGALVATAGDDGTVRLFHAATGSPVWHASFLNPSPPFLLSHRGWTALDSHAHGTRPPESRWLAALQARARRAALHAASGTVCLADGTGVLELWNAGEDARRLRANVPGLHRLVALPDRCAALAGSSAWTCTPRRGCARLAEGATAIARDGDELLVAASGRLLRAGPSGLPRELARTAAPPTALLATRTTLYAGLSDGQLVRSPSRGTGPFTPLVLEGAPSRTIVQLAEGPRDTLVVGFANGVLGLFSLVDGGLLYATQLHGPVDQLLLRQGHLYAATELGSHLELDLRDLSLGHCDLLRDVWRAVPVVQEAGRPQLRAPPAHHPCRPASRD, via the coding sequence ATGTCTGAAGACCGGACGCGCCCGCTGGTCCCCCCGACCTCCCCGCGCCAGGGGGAGCAAGCGCCACGGTCCGCGCCGGCGCCCTCCGAGCACCACGTCCTCGGACCCGGCTCCGAGGTGGATCACTTCCGCATCCTGCGCCCTCTCGGCGAGGGAGGCATGGGCCAGGTCTTCCTGGCGCAGGACACCCGGCTCGGGCGAAAGGTGGCGCTCAAGCTCATCCATCCGTCCCAGCTCGCCTCGCCGGAGGCGAAGGAACGTTTTTTCCTCGAGGCCCGCGCCACGGCGCGCTTCAGTCACCCGCACATCGTGACCGTCTACGCCGTGGGCGAGCACGACGGTCGGCCCTATCTCGCGCTCGAGCACCTCGAGGGGCGCTCGCTGCGAGAGGGGCTCGGCGAAGGAGAGCTCTCGCTTCCCGAGGCGCTGCGCGTCGCGCGCGCCATCGCCGAGGCCCTGGCCGAGGGGCACCGACACGGAGTGCTGCACCGCGATCTGAAACCGGAGAACGTGATTCTGGCGAAGGACGGCCGGCCGCGCGTGGTGGACTTCGGACTGGCCAAGCTGGTCTCCCGCGCCGACGGGGAGCGCTCCGTCTCGGCCGAGTTCGCCGCGGTGGCGCCCGGGGGCGGGCTCGCGGAGCCCACGCTGAGCCGCTTCGGCGAGCTCCGAGGAACGCCGCTCTACATGGCCCCGGAGCAGTGGCGCGGCGAGCCCTGCACCCCCGCCACGGACCTCTGGGCCTTCGGCCTCGTGCTCTGCGAGCTCGCGCTCGGGAGGCACCCCTACGGCGATTTCCCGCTCGAGGAACTCCGGAGAGCCATCGGCGAAGGGCACGCCCCGCTCCCGCGGCCTGCCGGGTTCGAACGCCTGGGCGAGGAGCTCGCGCGTCTCCTCGACGATTGCCTGGACCGCGATCCCCATCGCCGCCCCCGCGCGAGCGAGGCGGTCGAGATCCTCGCCGCCGCGCTCACCCGGGAGAGCCGCGGCGCCACGACCGAACGCAACCCGTACCCCGGACTGCTCCCCTTCACCGCCCGCTCGGCGCACCTCTTCTACGGGCGCGAGGCGGAAACGGCGCTCGTCCTCGAGCGCCTTCGCGAAGAGCCGCTGCTCATGCTCGTGGGCTCCTCGGGGGCCGGGAAGAGCTCCCTCGCCCACGCCGGCGTCCTGCCCCGCCTCGCCGAGGGGGGACGCACCGTCGTCCTCGCGCTTCGGCCGGGAGCGAGCCCCTTCGAGGCTCTCGCGGCAGAGCTCCTCCGGGGATCCGGCCCGGCGAGCGGCGAGATGGAGCTCGCCCGAAGCCTGGCCGAGGCTCCCGGACTCCTCGGGTTGCTCCTGCACGATCGCACCCGCCGCGAGGGACGTCGGCTGCTGCTCTTCGTCGATCACGTCGAAGAGCTCTACACGCTAGTCGAGGACGCGGAGCTTCGGCGCCGCTTCGTCGAGGCGCTCTGCCTCGCCGCGGACGACGCGCAGGAGCCGGTGCGGGTCCTCCTCGCCCTGCGCGAGGATTTTCTCGGACGCGTCGTGGAGGGCGCCGTCGCTCGCGCAGCGCTGGCGCGCGTCGTCGTGCTGCGCCAGCCCGACGCGGCGGCCTTGCACGAGATCGTGACGCGCCCCCTCGCGAGCGTCGGCTACCGCTTCGACGACGAGACCCTGGCCGAGGAGATGATTCGCGCCGTCGGTGGGCAACCGGCCTGCCTCCCCCTGCTCCAGTTCCTCTGCCACCTGCTCTGGGAGCGGCGCGACCCGAGGGAGCGCGTGTTGCGGCGCGCGGTCTACGACGAGGTGGGAGGCGTGGCGGGGGCTCTCGCGACCCACGCGGATCGCATCTTCTCGACGCTCTCGGCGGCGCAGCACGAGACGGCCCGCGAGCTCTTCCTGCGGCTCGTCACCCCCGAGGGGACGCGTCGCGTCCTCTCCCTCGAGAGCGCGCTCGAGGGCCTCGGCGAGGGGGCGCGGGAGGTCCTCGACCATCTGGTGGACGCCCGCCTGCTCCTCGCCCGGGGGGGAAGGGTGGACGGGCAGCCTACCGAGCTCGAGCTGGTGCACGAGTCGCTCGTCTCCGGTTGGCGCCGGCTGGCGCAGTGGCGGGACGAGATCCGCGACGACCACGCCGTCTTCACGGACCTCGCGCAGGTCGCCGAGCTCTGGATCCGTCGGGGACGTCCCGAGGCGGAGCTCTGGCGCGACGAGGCCCTCGCGCACGCGAACCGCGTGCTCGCGCGCTCCACTCGCCCGCTTCCGGAGGACGCGCGGCGCTTCGTCGCGGCCGCACGGGCGCTCGCGACCCGCCGGCGACGCCGACGACGCCTCCTCGCGCTGGCCGGGGCGCTCACCCTGGCCGCCATCGCCGCGACCGCGACCCTGGTGGCCATCGCCATGACGCGCCAGGAACGCGAGGCGCAGACCCAGCGCCGTCTGGCCGAGAAGCGACAGGCCAGCGCGCAGCGCGAGGCCGCCCGCGCCGCCTGGGCGCGTGGCGACCTCCTCGCGGCACGCGGACACCTGCGGGCCGCGCTCGAGACGGAAGATTCGACGCTCGGGCGTGCGCTCTGGTGGCAGCTCCGGCAGGAGCCCGAGCTTTGGCAGCTCGGCGGGGGGACGGGCCTCTACGACGCCGCGTTTCTCCCCGGTGGCGCGGCGAAGGGCGTAGCGGTGGCGTCGCAGGATCGCAAGGTCTACCTCGTCGACGGAGCGACGCGGGCCTTGACGCCGCTCGAGGGCCTGGCCGACCAGGCGCTCTCGGTGGCCGTGGCGCCGAACGGAGCGCGCATCGCCGCCGGCGGCTGGACGGGCGGGCTCGCGATCTGGGACCTCCGAGGAGGTACGCGACGAATTCTGCTCGCCGGGGCGCAGAGCCCTGTCTTCGGCGTGGCCTTCCACCCCGACGGCCGCTGGCTGGCCAGCGGAGGCTGGGACCAGCGCGTGCGGCTCTGGGACGCGGCCACGGGGCGCCTCGTCGCGACGCTCGTCGGTCACACCGATCGCGTGATGCGCCTGCGCTATTCCCCCGACGGAGGGCTCCTCGCCTCGGCCAGCTACGACGGCACGGTCCGCGTCTGGGATGGACGAAGCGGACGCGCGCTCCGCGTGCTCCGCGGCCACACCGATCGCGTGGTGGCGCTGGCCTTCAGCTCGGATGGCGAGCGCCTGGCCTCGGGCTCCTGGGACGAGACGATCCGCCTCTGGGACCTCCGGCGAGAGGCGGCTCCCCCCCGGGTGCTCTTGGCGCGGCAGGGAGCGGTCCTGGCGCTCGCCTTTCACCGGGACGGGCGCGAGCTCCTGTCGGGTGGCTGGGACCACAGCGTGCGGCGGTGGAACCTCGCCGACGGACGCTGGCATCGGCTGCAGGTCCGTCACGAAGGGGCGGTCTTCGCCGTGGCCTACAGCCCCGACGGCCTGCACCTCCTCAGCGCCGGCCTGGACGGACAGCTCCACCTCGCGCGGCGGCAGGCGACCGTGGCGGCGGCGACGCGCGTGCAGGGACACACCAAGGAGGTGGGGGCGGTGGCCTTCCATCCCGACGGAAAGGTCCTCGTGAGCGGAGGCGCCGACGGCGCGCTGCGGGCGTGGCAGGTCGAGACGGGGGAGGTGCGGCTCATCGCCACGAGCGGTGGCGGCCCGGTGCGTAGTCTCGCCGTTCGCCCGGACGGTCGATACCTGATCTATGGCGCGTGGGACGGATCGATTCACGAGACGGAGCTCGCGACCGGCGTCGACCGCCGCGTCTACGCCGGACACCGCACGGCCGTGGAGAGCCTGGCCCTCGCACCCGGCGGTCGGAGCTTCGCCTCGGCGAGCTGGGATACCTCGATCCGGCTCTGGGACCTGCTCGCGGAGCGACCGCCGCGCGTGCTTGCGGGCCATCGGGACGTGGTGAGCGGCGTGGCCTACAGCCCCGATGGAACGCTGCTCGCCAGCGCGAGCTGGGATCGCACGGTCCGGCTCTGGACCCTCGCGCAGCCGGACCGGGCCCCGCGCGTCCTCGAAGGCCACACCGCCGCGGTGAGCGGAGTCGCCTTCACGCCCGATGGACGAAGCCTCGTCTCGGGGAGCGACGACGGAACCCTGCGCCTCTGGCGAATCAAGGACGGGACGAGCACGATCCTCGGACGTCACGCGGCGAGGGTCTACGCCCCGGTGGTGGACCCCGCGGGCCGCTGGGTGGGCGCGCCGAGCGCGGACCAGACGGCGCGCCTCTGGCCGCTCGTCCCCACGGGGCGCCCGAACGTAGTGCTGCGCGGGAACCGCGGGGACGTCAACCGCCTCGCCCTCTCGCCCGACGGCGCGCTCGTGGCCACCGCGGGCGACGACGGAACGGTGCGGCTCTTCCACGCCGCGACGGGGTCCCCCGTCTGGCACGCCTCCTTCCTCAACCCCTCCCCCCCGTTTCTGCTCAGTCACCGCGGCTGGACCGCGCTCGACTCCCACGCGCACGGCACGCGTCCCCCCGAGAGCCGCTGGCTTGCCGCCCTTCAGGCCAGAGCGCGCCGTGCGGCGCTCCACGCCGCGAGCGGCACGGTCTGCCTCGCGGACGGGACGGGGGTGCTCGAGCTCTGGAACGCGGGCGAGGACGCACGCCGCCTGCGGGCAAACGTACCGGGGCTGCACCGGCTCGTCGCGCTCCCGGATCGCTGCGCCGCGCTCGCCGGGTCGAGCGCCTGGACCTGTACGCCACGTCGCGGCTGCGCTCGCCTCGCCGAGGGCGCCACGGCCATCGCGCGCGACGGGGACGAGCTGCTCGTCGCGGCTTCCGGACGCCTCCTGCGGGCGGGCCCGAGCGGCCTCCCGCGGGAGCTCGCCCGTACCGCGGCGCCACCGACCGCGCTCCTCGCGACGCGAACCACGCTCTACGCGGGACTATCTGATGGGCAGCTCGTGCGGAGTCCCTCCCGCGGCACCGGGCCCTTCACGCCCCTGGTGCTCGAGGGCGCGCCCTCGCGCACCATCGTCCAGCTCGCCGAGGGTCCTCGGGACACGCTCGTCGTGGGCTTCGCCAACGGGGTCCTCGGCCTCTTCAGCCTCGTCGACGGCGGCCTCCTCTACGCCACGCAGCTCCACGGACCGGTGGACCAGCTCCTGCTGCGGCAAGGCCACCTCTACGCGGCCACCGAGCTCGGCAGCCATCTCGAGCTGGACCTGCGCGACCTCTCGCTCGGTCATTGCGACCTGCTGCGCGACGTCTGGCGCGCCGTGCCCGTGGTGCAGGAAGCCGGCCGGCCGCAGCTCCGTGCACCGCCCGCGCACCACCCCTGCCGCCCTGCGTCCAGGGATTGA